In the genome of Actinomycetota bacterium, one region contains:
- a CDS encoding AMP-binding protein — MWTSPYAPVEVGGTTLNRMVLEAAARSGDRPALIDGPTGMTVSYRLLAERVQGVAAGLAARGFRPGDVLALWAPNLPQWAGVALGAMAAGGTVTGVSPAATERELTAQLADAGASVLVTVPSQVPAARAAAAAAGVRELVVLGEADGATPILDLLAAGAAAPVPGPPDLDPSLAVGLLPYSSGTTGLPKGVLLTHANLVTSIRQVEAGLRVTERDVLLAVPPFSHIMGFLVTLAVPLCAGATVVTMPRFDPGQFLELLERRRVTVLIGAPPMFQVLLQHPRAAAADLGALELLVCGGAPLAAAAQRALATRLPGAIVGQAWGLTETTVGLSMPDRDGGSVPGTVGRIVPGTELRVVDPDSGRDLGPGEPGELLARGPQVMAGYLGRPEATAAMVDPDGWLRTGDLGLVDGDGNVVIVDRLKELIKVSGHQVAPAELEALLATHPAVADAAVLRRDDPARGEVPVAVVVPRPGTDPDPDELLAWVAERVAPYKRLHAVRFADAIPRTPSGKLLRRALHDQDRQTV, encoded by the coding sequence ATGTGGACGAGCCCGTACGCGCCGGTCGAGGTCGGAGGGACGACCCTGAACCGGATGGTCCTGGAGGCCGCGGCCCGGTCCGGTGACCGGCCGGCCCTGATCGACGGCCCGACCGGCATGACCGTCAGCTACCGGCTGCTGGCCGAGCGGGTCCAGGGGGTGGCGGCCGGGCTGGCCGCCCGGGGGTTCCGGCCCGGGGACGTGCTGGCCCTGTGGGCGCCCAACCTGCCCCAGTGGGCCGGGGTGGCGCTGGGCGCCATGGCCGCCGGCGGGACCGTGACCGGCGTCAGCCCGGCCGCCACCGAGCGCGAGCTGACCGCCCAGCTGGCCGACGCCGGGGCCTCGGTCCTGGTGACGGTCCCGTCGCAGGTCCCGGCGGCCCGGGCGGCCGCGGCCGCCGCCGGCGTGCGCGAGCTGGTCGTGCTCGGCGAGGCCGACGGCGCCACCCCGATCCTCGACCTCCTGGCCGCCGGCGCCGCCGCGCCGGTCCCGGGTCCCCCGGACCTCGACCCTTCGCTGGCCGTCGGCCTGCTCCCCTACTCGAGCGGCACCACCGGGCTGCCCAAGGGGGTGCTGCTGACCCACGCCAACCTGGTCACCTCGATCCGCCAGGTCGAGGCCGGGCTGCGGGTCACCGAGCGCGACGTCCTGCTCGCCGTGCCGCCGTTCTCGCACATCATGGGGTTCCTGGTCACCCTGGCCGTGCCCCTGTGCGCCGGCGCGACCGTGGTCACCATGCCCCGCTTCGACCCCGGGCAGTTCCTGGAGCTGCTGGAGCGCCGCCGGGTGACCGTCCTGATCGGGGCGCCACCCATGTTCCAGGTCCTGCTGCAGCACCCGCGGGCCGCCGCCGCCGACCTGGGCGCGCTGGAGCTGCTGGTCTGCGGCGGGGCGCCGCTGGCCGCCGCCGCCCAGCGGGCGCTGGCGACCCGGCTGCCGGGGGCGATCGTCGGCCAGGCCTGGGGCCTGACCGAGACGACCGTCGGCCTGAGCATGCCCGACCGGGACGGCGGCAGCGTCCCGGGCACGGTCGGCCGGATCGTGCCCGGCACCGAGCTGCGGGTGGTCGACCCGGACAGCGGCCGCGACCTCGGCCCCGGGGAGCCGGGTGAGCTGCTGGCCCGCGGGCCCCAGGTGATGGCCGGCTACCTGGGCCGGCCCGAGGCGACCGCGGCCATGGTCGACCCGGACGGCTGGCTGCGCACCGGCGACCTCGGCCTGGTCGACGGCGACGGCAACGTGGTGATCGTCGACCGGCTCAAGGAGCTGATCAAGGTGAGCGGCCACCAGGTCGCCCCGGCCGAGCTGGAGGCGCTGCTCGCCACCCACCCGGCCGTGGCCGACGCCGCCGTCCTGCGCCGCGACGACCCCGCCCGGGGCGAGGTCCCGGTCGCGGTGGTCGTGCCCCGGCCCGGGACCGACCCCGACCCCGACGAGCTGCTGGCCTGGGTGGCCGAGCGGGTGGCGCCCTACAAGCGGCTCCACGCCGTCCGCTTCGCCGACGCCATCCCCCGGACCCCCTCGGGCAAGCTGCT
- a CDS encoding helix-turn-helix domain-containing protein — protein sequence MAGTRGDTRARILDTAWGLVQERGIGAVTVADIAAATGVSRQLLYVHFENRAGLLVAMARRHDVRSGFAGRAAGARSLPPVAALERLLRLWFAYVPEILPVARALEAAATNGDEGGVAWRDRMGDLREMFAAAVERVDQDGRLAEGWTVPSATDWVWARAQPATFQHLVVDRAWPADDYTERAVRSILAEVLTPA from the coding sequence ATGGCCGGGACCCGAGGCGACACCCGCGCCCGCATCCTCGACACCGCCTGGGGCCTGGTCCAGGAGCGGGGGATCGGCGCGGTCACGGTGGCCGACATCGCCGCCGCCACCGGCGTCTCCCGCCAGCTCCTCTACGTCCACTTCGAGAACCGGGCCGGGCTGCTGGTGGCCATGGCCCGCCGCCACGACGTCCGCAGCGGGTTCGCGGGGCGGGCCGCCGGGGCCAGGTCGCTGCCGCCGGTGGCGGCGCTGGAGCGGCTGCTGCGGCTCTGGTTCGCCTACGTCCCCGAGATCCTGCCCGTGGCCCGGGCGCTGGAGGCGGCCGCCACCAACGGCGACGAGGGCGGGGTGGCCTGGCGCGACCGCATGGGCGACCTGCGGGAGATGTTCGCGGCCGCCGTGGAGCGGGTCGACCAGGACGGCCGCCTGGCCGAGGGCTGGACGGTCCCGTCGGCCACCGACTGGGTCTGGGCCCGGGCCCAGCCCGCGACCTTCCAGCACCTGGTCGTCGACCGCGCCTGGCCGGCCGACGACTACACCGAGCGGGCCGTGCGCTCGATCCTGGCCGAGGTCCTCACCCCGGCCTGA